The genomic region GAGCCGCTCCACGTCAAGAAAGGGCCTCAGGGAAGGGAACAAAAACAGGCGAACGATCGTTCATGCAAGTACTCTGATTGACCCAACGAGACGGTACCATCGTGATAGTTGATTCAGTCCCGTGCTTATGTTATATTCCTCATGGGAATTGGAAGCATAATGCTTCAGAGAGAAGCAGATTAACACAGGCATGTAGTTTACATAACATAATCCCCTGAATAAATTGCTGTTCTTGGCCGGTTGAATCATTCCGCATCCAGGAGAATCAATGGTCAGGCAGGGAAAGGAGTCGGCCCGATGTTAGTTCTCTATGAGAAGAAAGACAAAGTGGCAATTATCACCCTCAACCGCCCCGAAGCATTCAATTCGATCAACCCCGATCTTCTACAAGAAATCAGCAATATCCAGATCAAATTCCGAGATGACCCCGATGTTTTGGTCGGTATCGTCACCGGCAGTGGGAAAAAAGCTTTCTGTGCCGGAGCCGATATCAAGACAATGATCCCCAGACTAGCCGATAAGTTATACGTCCAGCCCTCTACAACGATGAGAGGCCTCGATATATGGAAACCCCTGATAGCCGCGGTAAACGGCATGGCGCTGGGCGGCGGCATGGAACTGGCGATGTCCTGCGATATCAGGATTGCTGCGGAGAATGCCGTCTTTGGGCAGCCCGAAGTCAAATGGTCATTCATACCGGGATGGGGAGGCACTCAAAGATTGCCCAGGTTGGTTCCCTCGGCAAGGGCTGCGGAACTGCTGCTCATGGGGAATAAC from Dehalococcoidia bacterium harbors:
- a CDS encoding enoyl-CoA hydratase-related protein, coding for MLVLYEKKDKVAIITLNRPEAFNSINPDLLQEISNIQIKFRDDPDVLVGIVTGSGKKAFCAGADIKTMIPRLADKLYVQPSTTMRGLDIWKPLIAAVNGMALGGGMELAMSCDIRIAAENAVFGQPEVKWSFIPGWGGTQRLPRLVPSARAAELLLMGNNIDANEAYRIGLVNKVVPQDQLLSTALEWAAKICENGPMAVRAAKEAMMRGLNTNLEDGLYVEKYLFDYALSTKDAAEGSAAFLEKRKPQYKGT